The genome window TAAAAGTTTTGACCATGAAAAACATAATTATAAGCCATCTGATTTAGATGAAAAAGGAGAGTATAAAAGAGTATAGAATAAggtctggcccgtggctcacttgggagagtgtggtgctgatagcaccaaggccaagggttcggattcctacatagggatggccggttagctcacttgggagagcgtggtgctgacaacaccaagtcaagggttaagatccccctactagtcatctttaaaaaaaaaaaagtatagaataATCAAAAGGGTAAAACATGACAATAAAATGCTATGTAGTGATTAAAACAGATGAGTTTATATTTATCATGACCATTGTATTTAATATTGCAACCTGCCTGGCACTTTCAATCTCCCTTACCCAGCTCTCCTTTTTCTTATTATCCATAGAACTTATTATCTTCCCACATGCCATACAACTTATTTATTAGGTTTTTATTAATTGTCTGCCCTCTCCTGCTATAAAATAAGCTTACAAGACCGGGGTCTTGGTTTTGTTCAACTGAGTATTTTATGCACTTGGAACAGAACCTGGCAGTGGGTGATCAATTGATATTGTTGAATATTGAATGAATAGAAATACATTCAAGACATATGTTGACTGAAAAAAGTTTCAAAACTATATATAATGCctaatttatgtaaaattgtatatatttgtctatatatgtacatatgcatgaAGAGATGTCTGGAAGAATGTTCACTAAAATGATAACTTGGTCATAAGGTGCTGAGATTTCtggacattttcattttctttttctgtgcttttctttttttttttttctttgtcttttttgtgactggccgcgctcagccggccatccctatataggatccgaacctgcggcgggagcgctgctgcgctcccagcaccacactctcccgagtgcgccatggggttggcccctTTTCTGTGCTTTTCTACAATATGtgactttgtttttataataagcatgtattattttactatatgtatatatatatttctaaaacaaaatctttttaatcccaaatctatttcttctttgcctTAAATCCatcaaaacattttaagtaattatttttctaagtaataaACTTATTCACAAATGTGTTGCTGAAACAAACACAGAATAAAGTAACTGCTGATTGTAAAGTAAACACATATAACCCATCTTATGATAATCACAAAAATTtgcaaagagaattttaaaacaattacctCGGAAACCATTTGGCATGTTCCACCCATGGATCATCTCCTGATTCCCAACACCTCAGTCCACCATCacagcaaaagcatttgacatcATCACTGTGACCTAAAGTTAATTTTGGACCAAAACTTATGAACACATACAATTTTCCCattaaaacataaaagagaaaacatactgatttttttattatcaGATTAAGTTTCTTACCCATATAATAAAAACCTGCACTTGCAAGCTGCTCAGGATGAACTAGAACACTAGAAGGCCAGTTAAAGAATGTCTTAAAGCGGGCTGCATGTGTCTGCATGCTCAGATTAGAAACAGTGTATCTTGAAGTGTCTTGAAGCTGATTTGATAAAAATGGGCAATTGGGAAAATGTCTCAGGTGTTCTGACATAGCATCATCCTTCGGTTCCCAATTGCTTAATTTTCCACCACAGGCGAAGCAAGCCACTCTGTCTCCAGGGCCTATGTAGTAAAAGCCTGCTTTTGCCAGATCTGTTGGTGACAGGAAGGTCAATGGCCACATCTGGTAAGTAAGTAATCTGGCCTTTTCTGTATTCATTGCACAGTGGTAGGGACTTGTCCTCAAGGTAGAAAAATCTTGATTTGCTCTGGAGTTCACAGGACTTGATGGAAAGCTTGAATAAGAGCCACTAAAATATCCACTGTTTTCCAAACTTGGAAGTAATGAATGTGTGGAATTCGTTATTGAAGAAGGAAAAGTAGGCTGAGAGGTAGCTTCCAAATTGTTTGCTGAATTTAGATTCTGAACAAATCTGCAGCTAGgatataattttttatgttttacaatAGGATTATCTCCTTTTTTCCAGTTATCCAGCATCAGGCCACAACAGAAGCATTTGACCTTGTCATTCACACCAGTGTAATAGAAACCAGCACGAGCAAGACTCCTTTCTGAGATGGGAACCCCGGTGGGAAAAGTTGAATACGTAGACATTCGGTACAGTTCACATGAAAGGTCATATTTCAGTTCAAACATATTGgcatttttcatcaaatttgataaaaatatgctattttctaCTATGTTCATAATGAAATGGATAGGTAGGAAAAGGGACTAGCCTTTCTCTGGGAGGTAGTTTTGTGCATGACTTTTGATTTTATTAGTTTAGTACTACGTTGAACATCTAAAATGAgaaatcatttattcttttttcttctgtgcaTTTAGGGCAAGATTCTAAATCCTATTCCGATACATTTTAAAGGACAATTATGCACAACTGCACCTTCGCAAAATCTTTATACATAAAATGTAAACATGATGGTACATAGTAACCTgtgatgaaaattaaaaccttttatGAAGCATAAAGTATTTTAGGGCATCAGGATGCCATTCAGTGTCAGGTATCTCCATAGGTAGGTCAACTTCTCTAGGCCACTAGAATGTTTCGGTGGCATTCAACCAACCTGAAGATAAAATGTCTGACTCATGAAGCTTGCTTCTTTTCATGGTGAAAAGCTATGCTCCCCAAATGTTCTAcagcaaaaatattcaaattattttgctttttggaaacTGAAGTTTGGTAGGCAGAAAAAAAGCTTAAGATGTAcattaaaggaggaaaataatacATTACCTTATTTCACTGATTCTAAGATGCCCgttttaatatttctgttatcAAGAAGTATCTTACAATTAATGGCATATTGTGTTTTAATTAgcagcatttttatttcttagaggtacataaaataatggtgcCTTACAATTGATGACATCTTAGATTCAGCGAAATATGGTATATCTCAAATCTTTCTCAAATTAAGTAATTTGTGTTTCTACAATCATTTTAATAGGGAGGACAAAACAATCTAAAATTCCCCTCCAAATAAAGAGCTTAAGTAGTAACAGAATTGGCTAACTCATCTTAAAACCTGGTTTTTACTATGAGGAAGATTATTACTTCCTCATAGGTCATCAGGAACATGACTGCTTAGTTATAGTGATACTATTagatcttaaaaaattaaacattctatttaaaataaagtagcaGAGATTAATATATTTGCTCACTTGGTCTTTTGGACCCAGTTTCATGCTGTTGAAGCAACTCAATGTCACCATTTTTTCATTCTAGAACCTGAACATGTCCTTTATATTATGTAGAAAACAGGTGCTACAAATGGAGATTCTGCCACAAACTATCAATAACAAAACTGAACTTCATTACTATATTcaggttatttttggaaaaacagaagcatgatatatattttgctcccttggttaaaaaaaaagtttttaaagataatttagacatggctataaaataatgaaacttctaaagatttttaaaatttttgtctccttcaaagaattaacattgtagaGTTATTCAATTTATTACCTGCtcaaaacatttttgaatttttgttttcctaagtGTCCCCAGAGCCAACATCAAATCTTCTACTCTGGtagtggatttatttttaaaaatcacaaagtgCCAAGTTTACAGACTAAGATGGATAATTAAATTGCACAAATTTGGTACTGGTCAGAAATTACTTCATAGATAAACATATCTTGAACTGGAATTTACcatgacaaaaaaattaatatatttactttaCCATTTGAATAGGAGAGACCTTGTCAAAATTCAGAATTTCTCAGTTATGATCTACTAGCCATTAGTAAATAGGTTCTGTGTCAATAGTACTAGCAATGACCAATAAACAAGTCATTGTGGTTTTTCTATTGGTGACTTACAAGCATGATTTACCCTAGATCTCACAGATGTTGGGGTTTTCTACTGCAGACTTCAACACTTTGTTTCCAGGTAGCAGGAGAAACATATCTTTTTACCAATTATTGTTTCCCTCAGAGGTAAGTTATTGTATCtaacttcattatttcttttactggccaaaattttaaatttgttagaaAAGCCTTCCCTGTATTCATCACTgtctttatataaattttttctctGAATGTTTGTTCATTTACCAAAATGTAACCATTTAGCCTTCATTCCCATTCTCATCATTCTCAGAGATAACAACCCATTTCAATAAACTAAactttagacttttaaaatatcagtgGTCTTGTGATTGGACAATTTCTTCACCAGTCATCATATTTATCTTTCCTACTTTCTCTAAATTTATTGTGCATATCAAAAAGTTTTGTTCTTGACATTTCCTTGCCATTGCATAAGTCTTTTAACATGTCAAAGGTTTCATGTGCATATTTCTCTAATTTTGCAGAGGGTTGAATATTAATCCATTGTTCTAGATAACTGTCactcatttttaaatctttatcaAACACAGGTACTTTTTCTATTCTACACAGCAGCTAGTGGGAGATTGCCTGACCAACTCTGAAAAAAGTGCTTCAACAATATGCCCCAACTACAATCACTTTTCCTTTACTTCCACAAATCAAATTCAAAATCAAATTATAGTTATACCTCACATAACtagatcatatttttaaaattaacattcttTGGTATAACATAATTATACCAAAAACTCCAGTTAACTATTTAATTTGTTTACTCATGCACAAAACTACCTCCCGAGATTAGACTAAGTCCCTTTTAAGAATATTAGGCCTCCATTTTGAGATGTTTTGATTTATagaaaaaactgggaaaaaatctTGAAGTAGAACAGTTTGCCTCCTTGgtaaatctgttaaaaaaaaaaaaaagacagttaagTAATTCATAGATGTAacaaaatgatctttttttttttttttttttttttttacaacatttTCTCCAAAATAGAGCACTGATATTTATTGACTGCCTACCATGTACAAGGTGTTGTTCCAGGCACTGCAGAGACCAAGAAATCCCAGATGAAGACTAGATGTCTCTGGGAaaactggacccatacctctcaccgtacaccaaaatcaactcaaaatggattaaaggcttaaatacaagaccccaaaccataaaattactaaaggaaaacagaggaaacactctaggaagtaggtcTGGATaaagaccttatgaataagactacaaaagcacaggcaacaaaagaaaaaatagacaaatgggattatatcaaactaaaaagcttctgcacagcaaaggaaacaatcaacagagcggatagacaacctatggaatgggagaaaatatctgcaaactatacatccaacaagggattaatatccagaatatataaagaactcaaacaactatacagtaaaaaaaaaacccaattaaaaaatgggcaaaggacatgcatagacattttttgaaggaagacaaacaaatggccaacaggtacaagaaaaaatgctcatcatcactagtcatcagagaagtgcaaatcaaaaccacattgagatatcatctcaccccagttagactggccattattaaaaagacccagaataacaaattctggtgaggatgcagggaaaggggaactcttctacattgctggtgaaactgcaaattagcacagccattatagaaaacagtatggagcttcctcaaacaactacagatagagctaccgtacgatccagcaatcccactactgggtatatatcaaaggaatgaaaatcatcatgttgaagggacacctgcactcccatgttcactgaagctctatttacaatagccaaaatatggaaccaacttaaatgtccatcaacggatgactggataaggaaaatgtggtatatgtactcgatggaatactactcagccataaaaaagaatgaaattctgccatttgcagcaacatggatgagtctagagaagattttgttaagtgaaataagccagacaaggaaagagaaatactgcatgttctcactcataactgggtactaagaaagaaggaaagaaagaacaaaaggacAAATGAACGAACGAgcgaaggaaaggaagaaaagaccacatcaatacattaaactttcagaagaagagagcaaacctaaggatactagagatgggagggagggagggagggggtttgggtaGTGATTGGTCAgttaaagggcataaagaaaaatcatgatttgtaataatgaatatgctaataaataataataataaaaagaaattagcagggcattctctgccatgtgagctgggggggtggggggagaccaGAGGTCTCAAAATGGTGGCTGGTAGACATATTATGTTTGTCCTGCACAGAATTGTATTACAGTATTTtactaatgttttaaattttttattgtgaaattaatttatacttagaaaaactaacaaaaataatacaGTTTCCACATACTCTGCACTCAGCTTCCTCAaagttaacatcttacataaccatagtacaGTTATAGAAtccagaaaattaacattgatacaatgcTGTTAATTAACTTAcatgctttttttcttgatccacaatatttttaaattttacagttaATTgccaacttttttaaaaatttatttttaaatttttactgatTATACACAGTCATAGGGCAAGAGCTGACTGTCATCACCTGTGCCCAACttgtggtgagcaaatcaatgctatcagcatgccccccacctcaaattgcaattattccccatgtctcccACTCAACCTCTCTCCAATACCCCTCTCACACCCCCCTATTCCCCaccaacatttttaaatgtaagagaTTTCCCATAACGTTTTAGATTTCAAGcttttcttgaaaaatcagaTCTGGCAGCACTGGGCCTTTATTCCTGCAAGGCAGCAATCACTAGAGTTGAGCAGGTGTATCCTATAGAAAGGGCACGTGCTCTCCATTTTGGCGCCATACTTTAACTTCCCGATACAGAAACTAAATATCAGGTGCTATTCATCACTGAACTGACACTATTGTTTTTCTTACAATAGAATTATGAGGAAAATGTATGTTGTCATGCCTGTGTCTAtcaaaagtaacaaaaattaaaGGTAGAAGAAGAGGAACACATGCtttgagaaaaatgagagaacCATAGTTCTTTGTGGAAAAGAAGACTATTCCTTATGTGAAATCTGTGAACAGTATGCTTTTGTTTAAAAGAGATACCCCCAGTTTTGCTCATTTATATCACTGGCCTGGCCTCTGTATGCGTTTGAGTTTCCAAACACCTTACACAGATCTTATCCTAGAGAAGCTTTGGTGGGGAAACAAGACAtttacaagggtatttcaaaaaatttgtggaaaaatagaattaaaagataatacaaatatttccatgaactttttgtagtacccttgtatttgtggAAATTTAAGCAacaattatacaataaatatacaaaaatatgttaAGATGCTCTAGATCAATTCGACTTCTGCCTTAACAATTTCCAACACCTAGACTTCCAGAGGCTTCTGGAGAAGATTTGCAGCCTTGCAGAGTGGGACCAGCATCGCTTCAGACTTCACCTCGGCTGGCCCTTCACCATCCCTTAGCAATTCTCCTTAGCTCTGGTCAGCTCCTTATCCCATTGCCCTATGCAACTCTTCTAAACCTTCAGTACTTTCCTCAAATTTCTCCTCCACTACTCCCCATCTCATTTTCAGTTGATTGCACTGCCTTCTATTTCTCAAAGAAAAGACATCACTGAGTAGTAATCCTTTCACATTCTCAAATCCATGCTTTTTTTGCTCATGACCTACTTGCTGCCTCAGTTAAAGATTTGCCCCTTTATGGGATCCCATCCTATTGCCTCAGAAATCTTGCTATTAACCCCGTCTCCTCTCATTTCTTCAACACTCACTCTCTGCTGGCCCTTTTCTTTCCACATAACCATCATGTATAAGCCTAATTCaacatttgaatgaaaaaaaacaaaaaaaaaccccttttAGTCTTACTTTCCATTCTATGTATCTCACCTTCCCCTCACAGCCAAGCAAGTTGAACATGTGTCTGTGGTTAATGTCTCCACTTTTTCCCCTCCCATTTTCTCCTCAGCCTACTCCAACTAACTGGCTTTAGCCAGCATCACTAAAAACTACTCTCAGCAACACCAGTACCTTCTTTGCTGAAACAAGTGGAAATTTTTGCCTCTGACACTGGGGCCCACTGCCTCTTTGAAACACTCTATATTCCCTTGGCTTCTTCCACTCTCTTGgaattcctctttcccttttaGTGGTTCCTTCTCAGATGGCTCAGGTCCCAGCCTCTTATCTTTTTACTGTATTATTTCCACTGGGCAATCTCCCTGATCCCAGGGCTGTTGGATGTTCCTACCCTCTTGGATACTCAGCATTTCCAAATCTCTGACACTGGATGGTAAAGAAGtaggccttttctttcttcctccctctagTCTATAAGTGCCTTCAGAACAGGAACTATGTTTCATCTCTGTACCAGCCCTCCCACAGCATCCACAGAGCTTGACACATAATGCAGACATTAAGACTTTTTGTTGAAGAAGTAAATGCTAACAAATTTGACTGAGCCCTGCATGACCACAGTACCTTCATTTACATGGTATTAAGGACATCAATTTTACATTAATGACTACAAAGGCTACTCTTGGTTTAATatcaggctttggagtcagacataTTGGGTGTTCAATACCAATCAGTCCCCCTTTGCCAGGAATATGACCTCGAGCAAGTAAATCtccatgagcctcagtttcctcactgtctAATGGAGATAATTATGGTAACTGTTTCTTGAGATTGTGATAATTAAACGTGAAAAATACACGTAAAGTCTTCAGAAGGGGACCTAGCagatgagaggtcttcaaaaagttcatggaaagattcgtattatcttttaatactatttttctatgaacttttcgaAGTGTACTTTTATAGTAGATAGCAACACTTAATGTCAGCAATAAATAATAGCAAATAAAGTTAATGTCGTTGTTACTTTAGCGTCAGAAAAATGCCTCCAGTGATGTACTGACTAGATTAAGAGCCCTACTGAGTTTTCAACCTGATCACCAGGAAAGCAACCAAaatctgctgctttctgccaccACTTAGGAACCGTCCTTCCATTTGTCCATAAAATTAAGTCCTTACTGTGCCAAAGCTCCGCTTTAGGCTCTGTCCTCAAGCTTATTTGGCACCCTCAAAGACCCGGTGATACCTCTTGGCAATCGAATTAAATTGTTAAAGTTTCCCCATCCCACTGGCTCGTccccaaaataaaacaggaattGAGCACCTGGCAGGAAGGCGAACTGGAAGTGGGGTTGGAGAAGACAGCGCGGGGCCAGCCCGCCCGGTTACCCGCCCTAGGACCCTGCGGGGCGCCCCTCCGCTGGCTGAAGAGCAGAGTTGCGGTGGCGGCGGGGACTCGCCGGAAGAGACGCCCGGGCTCACCCGGAGCCATTCTTTTGCTTGTCGTCGATCGGCTCAGAGCCGGTCTGGAGCTGACCGCTGGGCCCTAGAGCGGTGTTTGAGAACCGTGGCCCCCACTGCCGCTGGTCCCCTGCCGCCAGCCCCGAGCGCGCCTCTGCCAGCCGCAGGCGCGTCTCCTACCCGCGCGGGAGGCGGAgggaaggacacacacacacaggcacacactcaCAGCAGCCTTCTTCACCGACCTGCTGACCCGACGCCGACGCGCACCAGCCAGGACGAGCCGAGGCTTCTCAAGCGACACCTACCGCCCGGCCGGCTTTTAATGCACTAGACacatccaccccccacccccacccacgcACGGATCAGGCGTCTCGCACTCCTCCTAGTGGTTTGCATGTGGCGCTGGTGCTTTCCTCTTAGGACTTAGGGGAACTCCAGCGGTAATAACCACACATGGTTCCCCTTAATCAGTGGCCTGGCAAACCCACTCGGGGATTTCCATGACCTTAAAAGCATGACTCTTTTTGTTAACCGTGGCATATCCGCGAGGCGTTTACTGAAAGACCTTTGCTTCACTGTTCGTGGGTCAGAGGAAATCTTGATAACCGGTTTAGAGATGATCATTGGTCAACTCGACAGGAAAATGTCAACACCCCTGGCCCCCACCCTCCATCCGTCATAGACTCTACAGGTGACAAGAGGTTAAGATTTTCAGTCTTTTACTACAGCTACAAAAAGTccagcattaaaaacaaaaagatacaaaCTCTGTGAAATCCTTctgattatttttactttttgttctgatcaagaaagtaaaagaagaaaggacacagtaagaatatatattttaaaaaatcacacagttatcttttaaagtttatttttactgttttaaagaTTGGAATTACCTTATTAGTTTCCTATATTGaatggtgttttgttttggtaagGTTTTTTTAATAAGTAGGGTGGACTtggccattaaaaaaattttttctcctttttagcCTTTGTCTCACAGGGAGGTCTCTAAGTTGCAGCTACCTTCTCACGGAAAGTCTTTGAGTCTAAGTGTCATATTTTCCTCAATATTCCGTCTCAGCAGAAAATTTAAGCAACTTTGTCTAAGGGCAATACATGCCAGGGTAACAGGTAGATTGGGAGAACTCATCTGATTTTCTTGTCTCTCAGTCCATCAAAGACAATCGCTAACCAAAGGCAAAACCCATACATTATTGAAGACTGAATCATCCTGTGGAAATGGATTCCAGAGCATTCAGCACAAAATCGAGCTGAGCTGACGCATCTTCTGGTTAGATGGATTTGGCTGTCCATAGCAGCTAAAGTTCCAGTTGGAATGATATCAGAAAGACTAAGTTTATTTATCACATGGAGATTTCAATCCACTTTTGAACCTGCTTAGTTCAagactttctaaaatatttttaactcacTTTTGAGattatggaaaacattttgtGGTCCTTATGCTTTTTAAATCACGTATCCACCAGACAAATTTTGAAAACTTCTATatttccttgcccatttttaacttaACATTAGAACACAAAAATTGTTGCACTTGCAAAGGTTCTCCAAATGTAAACAtagatgttttattattattattattaaacacagatattttagaataaaattgatACAGCCCTCTTTCAAGTGTATTTGATGGACTCTAACACAATAGCCATCTGACACCCATCATCATCCATTAAACAATTAAGTCCGGTCTTTAATAATTAGAAATATCATATCATTGCCTTTTGTCCTTGAACATTCCAATTCTCCTACCAAATGTTAATATATGTTCATATCGAACATCTCTTATGATCACTCTGTCACATATATCTGAAgcaaatacacatataaattgAAACCTAATTTGTTTCTCTGTCATAAGgttctaaatgttaaaaaattttctccttgATTGCATTATCATTATACTATTTTCCTTACTTTCAATACGTaattgataaaaaatatataaatataacttgataattattaaagataaaatgTTATTACAAATGCAACTTTCAGGACATTgcagtttatattttaaacaagtcATTCAAGTATGCACTCATGATTATTACCTATTGCTGGAATATGATAGGGTTCAGCAcagattttgttccttttttttcccatttctataGACTATAAGTGTTAAAAAGCTttcttgggctggccggttagctcagttgatttgagtgtggtgttacaacaccaaggtcaagggttcagattcccataccaaacagttgcaaaacaacaacaaaaaaccttctTTACATAAATCAGTTGATAGGCCTAAAAGAAATGTTGTTACagcaatttttttcataattttttaaatgttttatattccaAAAATTATTTAGTGATCTCTAATCGATAAATTTAGTTATCAGTGTACAACTCAATTTTGTTAAAATCAGTAACTTGGAAACCACTGAACTTTTGTTACCCAGGGTTGCCAGAGCTAGCAAACTAAAAatcaggacacccagttaaatttaaatttgagatAAATAATGGATAAACTTTTGGTATATGAAGATGttatgcaatatttgggacatgcCTATAAATAAACTATTCATTAgtaatctgaaattcaaatttaactgggtgtcttttattttatctggcaaccctatatGAAGATATTGGACTCATTCATTTTCTCAGCACTAatactgattattttaaattgtccagGAAGTTTTTACACCCAGGTGCAATACACCATTTTAAAACTCAGGATTGGTGAGAGGTGAGCCTGTCTTTTGTAGGAAGAGAGAGAACCATTGTGAGAACGGAGGTGAGAAGATAGAACAAGACTGGTAACCTTGATAGCTCTTGTTTTCAGGCAGATCGGTTTTAGGAAAAATTACAAATGGAAGTTTAGGATCAGGCTGTTAATTCCCTTAAAACTATTTGAGCTCCCACTTACTCATTGGTGAGTCTTTGTAAACACCCGAGGA of Cynocephalus volans isolate mCynVol1 chromosome 4, mCynVol1.pri, whole genome shotgun sequence contains these proteins:
- the BIRC3 gene encoding baculoviral IAP repeat-containing protein 3, which translates into the protein MNIVENSIFLSNLMKNANMFELKYDLSCELYRMSTYSTFPTGVPISERSLARAGFYYTGVNDKVKCFCCGLMLDNWKKGDNPIVKHKKLYPSCRFVQNLNSANNLEATSQPTFPSSITNSTHSLLPSLENSGYFSGSYSSFPSSPVNSRANQDFSTLRTSPYHCAMNTEKARLLTYQMWPLTFLSPTDLAKAGFYYIGPGDRVACFACGGKLSNWEPKDDAMSEHLRHFPNCPFLSNQLQDTSRYTVSNLSMQTHAARFKTFFNWPSSVLVHPEQLASAGFYYMGHSDDVKCFCCDGGLRCWESGDDPWVEHAKWFPRCEYLIRIKGQEFISQVQASYPHLLEQLLSTSDTPEDENAESPIIHFGPGENHSEDAVMMNTPVVKAALEMGFSRRLVKQTVQSKILTTGENYKTVSDIVLDLLNAEDEIREEEKERATEEKESDDLSLIRKNRMALFQHLTCVIPILDSLLTARVINEQEHDVIKQKTQTSLQARELIDTILAKGNIAAIIFKNTLQENEPMLYKHLFVQQDVKYIPTEDVSDLPMEEQLRRLQEERTCKVCMDKEVSIVFIPCGHLVVCRDCAPSLRKCPICRGTIKGTVRTFLS